One window of the Mycobacterium haemophilum DSM 44634 genome contains the following:
- a CDS encoding Trm112 family protein, with protein sequence MLDDLLLSILVCPADRGPLVLVDHGDGSGGQVLYNPRLRRAYRIDDGIPVLLVDEARAVDDDEHARFMAQAPPADPQ encoded by the coding sequence ATGCTTGACGATTTACTGCTGAGCATTCTGGTGTGCCCGGCTGACCGGGGGCCGTTGGTGCTGGTCGACCACGGCGATGGGTCAGGCGGCCAAGTGCTCTACAACCCGCGACTGCGGCGTGCCTATCGCATCGACGACGGCATTCCGGTGCTGTTGGTCGATGAGGCCCGCGCCGTCGACGACGACGAGCACGCCCGGTTTATGGCGCAAGCGCCTCCGGCAGATCCCCAGTGA
- a CDS encoding DNA-3-methyladenine glycosylase, translating to MSADLLAVDPVAAAHRLLGATITSRGVCAIVVEVEAYGGVPDGPWPDAAAHSYRGRNGRNAVMFGPPGRLYTYRSHGIHVCANISCGPDGTAAAVLIRAGALENGADVARSRRGASVRTVALARGPGNLCSALGITMADNGIDVFAADSPVQLVLNDAQGAMSGPRVGISYAADRPWRLWLAGRPEVSAYRRSPRAPAPGASD from the coding sequence GTGAGCGCTGACCTCTTGGCTGTTGACCCGGTCGCGGCCGCGCATCGACTTCTCGGCGCCACCATCACCAGCCGGGGCGTGTGCGCCATTGTCGTCGAGGTGGAGGCGTACGGCGGGGTTCCAGACGGTCCTTGGCCCGACGCCGCCGCCCACTCCTACCGCGGCCGCAACGGCCGCAACGCCGTGATGTTTGGGCCGCCCGGCCGGCTCTACACCTACCGCAGCCACGGCATCCATGTCTGCGCCAATATCTCGTGCGGACCCGATGGGACGGCTGCCGCAGTCCTGATCCGGGCCGGCGCTCTCGAGAACGGCGCCGATGTCGCCCGGTCCCGACGCGGTGCGTCGGTCCGTACCGTCGCGTTGGCGCGTGGTCCCGGAAATTTGTGCTCTGCCTTAGGAATTACTATGGCTGACAACGGGATTGACGTATTTGCTGCTGACAGCCCGGTGCAATTGGTCCTCAATGACGCCCAGGGTGCGATGTCGGGTCCACGTGTTGGAATCAGTTACGCCGCCGACCGGCCCTGGCGATTGTGGCTGGCGGGCCGACCCGAGGTCTCGGCCTATCGCCGAAGTCCCCGGGCGCCGGCTCCCGGCGCTAGCGACTAG
- a CDS encoding TetR family transcriptional regulator, translating to MATDPNRRRPGRPAGGSDTRKRILASARELFAHNGIDRTSIRAVAAAAGVDAALVHHYFGTKQQLFAAAVHLPIDPMTVIVPMRETPIEELGYKLPSLLLPIWDSELGAGLIATLRSLISGSEVSLARSFLQEVVTVEVGARVDNPPGTGKIRTQFVASQLMGVVMARYIVKIEPFASLPAEQIVQTIAPTLQRYLTGDLPEALAP from the coding sequence TTGGCCACCGACCCAAACCGCAGGCGGCCAGGGCGACCGGCCGGAGGTTCCGATACCCGTAAGCGCATCTTGGCTAGTGCTCGAGAGCTGTTTGCGCACAACGGTATTGATCGGACATCAATACGGGCGGTGGCCGCGGCCGCTGGAGTCGATGCCGCCCTGGTGCATCACTATTTCGGTACTAAGCAGCAGCTGTTCGCCGCCGCGGTCCACCTTCCGATCGATCCCATGACGGTGATCGTGCCAATGCGGGAGACCCCCATCGAGGAACTCGGATACAAGTTGCCGTCCTTGTTGCTGCCAATCTGGGATTCCGAATTGGGTGCGGGGCTAATCGCCACGTTACGGTCGTTGATCTCGGGCTCCGAAGTGAGTTTGGCGCGCTCGTTTCTGCAGGAAGTGGTCACCGTGGAAGTAGGTGCGCGGGTTGACAACCCGCCGGGGACCGGAAAAATCCGCACCCAGTTCGTCGCGTCGCAGTTGATGGGCGTGGTTATGGCTCGCTACATCGTCAAGATCGAGCCGTTCGCGTCGCTGCCGGCCGAACAGATCGTGCAAACCATCGCACCGACCCTGCAGCGCTACCTCACTGGGGATCTGCCGGAGGCGCTTGCGCCATAA
- a CDS encoding ABC transporter permease — protein sequence MHITGGSVSVHHQTQHRAPSRIGSVKAHAATTTRILRQLAADHRSVAMILLVPVLVITLMYFMFENAPQRPGSPSPFNNACLILLGLFPLFVMFIITSITMQRERASGTLERILTTPLRRLDLLLAYGTAFSIAAATQAVVACIVSFWFLGFDTAGSPVWVFVIAIVNAMLGVGLGLLFSAFARTEFQAVQFIPLVMVPQLLLAGIIVPRALMAHWLQWISNVMPASYALEALQQVGAHPELTHIAVRDIIVVMVFALASLCLAAATLRRRTP from the coding sequence ATGCACATCACTGGAGGAAGCGTTTCTGTCCATCATCAAACACAGCACCGCGCCCCAAGCCGGATAGGATCCGTCAAGGCCCACGCCGCCACCACGACGCGGATTCTGCGGCAACTGGCCGCCGACCACCGCAGCGTCGCGATGATCTTGTTGGTGCCGGTCCTGGTCATCACGTTGATGTACTTCATGTTCGAAAATGCCCCGCAGCGCCCGGGCAGCCCGTCGCCGTTTAACAACGCCTGCCTGATCCTGCTGGGCCTTTTCCCACTTTTCGTGATGTTCATCATCACCTCGATCACGATGCAACGAGAACGTGCCTCGGGAACGCTGGAGCGCATCCTGACCACTCCGCTGCGCCGGCTCGACCTGCTGCTCGCTTACGGGACCGCATTCTCGATTGCTGCGGCTACCCAAGCTGTCGTGGCGTGCATCGTGTCATTTTGGTTCCTCGGCTTTGATACCGCGGGCAGCCCGGTATGGGTATTCGTGATCGCGATCGTCAACGCGATGCTTGGTGTCGGCCTGGGATTGTTGTTCAGCGCATTTGCCCGCACAGAGTTTCAGGCCGTGCAGTTCATCCCGTTGGTGATGGTTCCCCAACTGCTGTTGGCCGGCATCATCGTGCCGCGAGCGTTGATGGCGCACTGGCTGCAATGGATCAGTAATGTGATGCCGGCCAGCTACGCGTTGGAGGCCTTGCAGCAAGTGGGTGCACATCCAGAACTGACCCACATCGCGGTGCGCGACATCATCGTGGTGATGGTTTTCGCGCTAGCGTCGTTGTGCCTAGCTGCGGCAACCCTGAGGCGACGGACGCCGTAG
- a CDS encoding acyl-CoA synthetase, producing MCHDVQAVKSQGAAVDLNFSMVTRPVERLVATAQNGLEVLRLGGLETGSVPSPSQIVESVPMYKLRRYFPPDNRPGQPPVGSPVLMVHPMMMSADMWDVTREEGAVGILHASGLDPWVIDFGSPDKVEGGMRRNLADHIVALSEAVDTVKDATGDDVHLVGYSQGGMFCYQAAAYRRSKNIASIVAFGSPVDTLAALPMGIPPNFGVALANFMADHVFNRLDVPSWLARTGFQMLDPLKTAKARVDFVRQLHDREALLPREQQRRFLESEGWIAWSGPAISELLKQFIAHNRMMTGGFAVNGQLVTLTDITCPVLAFVGEVDDIGQPASVRGIRRAAPNAEVYESLIRTGHFGLVVGSRAAQQSWPTVAEWVRWLSTGADKPANIHPMPDQPAEHTASGVAMRSRLAHGLGEVSEAALALARGAADAVVAANRSVRTLAVETVRTLPRLARLGQLNDHTRISLGRIIGEQAHDAPRGEFLLFDGRVHTYEAVDRRVNNVVRGLIEVGVRQGDRVGVLMETRPSALVAIAALSRLGAVAVMMRPDADLAAAVRLGGATEILTDPANLDAVLAYGRQLTGQVLVLGGGESRDLHLPEDALQQRQVIDMEKIDPDAVELPAWYRPNPGLARDLAFIAFSTVGGELVAKQITNYRWAVSAFGTASTAALDRRDTVYCLTPLHHESALLVSLGGAVVGGARIALSRGLCPDRFVHEVRQYGVTVVSYTWAMLRELVDDPAFVLHGNHPVRLFIGSGMPTGLWERVVEAFAPAHVVEFFATTDGQAVLANVSGAKIGSKGRPLPGAGHVELGAYDAEQDLILENDRGFVQVADVNQIGVLLAASRGPIDPTASVKRGVFAPADTWISTEYLFRRDDDGDYWLAGRRGSVVRTARGLVYAEPVTDALGLITGVDLAATYSVTVGDHELAVSAVTLLPGATITAADLTEAAASMPVGLGPDIVHVVPGLTLSATYRPIVGALRTAGIPKAGRQVWYFDSASNQFRRLTPGVRAELASKHTHTHA from the coding sequence ATGTGCCATGATGTCCAAGCTGTCAAGAGTCAGGGAGCAGCAGTGGATCTCAATTTTTCGATGGTCACACGACCGGTCGAGCGCCTGGTCGCTACGGCACAAAATGGCCTGGAGGTCTTACGGTTGGGGGGGTTAGAAACCGGCAGCGTTCCGTCGCCGTCGCAGATCGTCGAGAGCGTGCCGATGTACAAGCTCCGACGGTATTTTCCGCCCGATAACCGGCCCGGGCAACCGCCGGTGGGCTCGCCCGTGCTGATGGTGCACCCGATGATGATGTCGGCGGATATGTGGGACGTCACCCGGGAGGAGGGCGCGGTAGGGATCCTGCACGCCAGCGGACTGGATCCCTGGGTCATCGACTTCGGCTCACCCGACAAGGTCGAGGGTGGAATGCGTCGGAATCTGGCCGACCACATCGTGGCCCTCAGTGAGGCGGTCGACACCGTCAAGGACGCCACCGGCGACGATGTGCACCTGGTCGGGTATTCGCAGGGTGGCATGTTCTGCTACCAGGCTGCCGCATACCGGCGTTCGAAGAACATCGCCAGCATCGTGGCGTTTGGCTCCCCAGTTGACACCCTGGCCGCGCTGCCCATGGGTATCCCACCAAACTTCGGCGTGGCACTTGCCAATTTCATGGCAGATCACGTCTTTAACCGCTTGGACGTCCCAAGCTGGTTGGCGCGCACCGGTTTTCAGATGTTGGACCCGCTTAAAACCGCCAAGGCCAGGGTCGATTTCGTGCGTCAGCTGCACGATCGTGAGGCTCTGCTGCCGCGTGAACAGCAGCGCCGATTTCTTGAATCCGAAGGGTGGATCGCGTGGTCTGGTCCGGCGATCTCCGAGTTGCTTAAGCAGTTCATCGCGCACAACCGAATGATGACGGGCGGTTTCGCTGTCAACGGGCAGCTGGTGACGCTCACCGATATCACCTGTCCGGTGCTGGCTTTCGTTGGCGAGGTTGACGACATTGGCCAGCCGGCGTCGGTGCGCGGCATTCGGCGGGCAGCGCCCAACGCCGAGGTCTACGAATCTCTGATCCGGACAGGACATTTCGGCCTGGTCGTGGGGTCCAGGGCGGCGCAGCAGAGCTGGCCGACCGTCGCCGAATGGGTGCGCTGGCTATCCACCGGTGCCGACAAGCCGGCGAATATCCATCCGATGCCGGACCAGCCGGCCGAACACACCGCCAGCGGGGTCGCGATGCGTTCTCGGCTCGCGCACGGCCTGGGGGAGGTCTCCGAGGCGGCGCTGGCGCTGGCGCGCGGCGCGGCCGACGCGGTTGTCGCGGCTAACAGATCCGTGCGCACGCTGGCTGTGGAGACAGTCCGGACGCTGCCGCGTTTGGCCCGGCTCGGACAGCTCAACGATCACACTCGGATCTCGCTGGGCCGCATCATCGGTGAACAGGCCCACGATGCCCCGCGGGGCGAATTCCTGTTGTTCGACGGACGCGTGCATACCTACGAGGCTGTCGACCGCCGAGTCAACAACGTCGTCCGAGGCCTGATCGAAGTCGGGGTGCGGCAGGGTGACCGCGTGGGTGTGCTGATGGAGACCCGACCTAGCGCACTGGTCGCCATCGCAGCGCTGTCTCGGCTGGGTGCAGTTGCCGTGATGATGCGGCCAGATGCCGATTTGGCCGCGGCGGTCCGACTGGGGGGCGCGACCGAGATCTTGACCGACCCCGCCAATCTTGATGCCGTGCTTGCTTACGGGCGTCAGCTGACCGGGCAGGTACTGGTGCTAGGTGGTGGTGAGTCGCGCGATCTGCACCTGCCGGAGGACGCCTTGCAGCAACGCCAAGTCATCGACATGGAAAAGATCGACCCGGATGCTGTCGAGCTGCCGGCCTGGTATCGGCCCAACCCGGGATTGGCTCGGGACCTGGCGTTCATCGCGTTCAGCACGGTCGGCGGCGAGCTGGTCGCCAAGCAAATCACTAACTACCGGTGGGCGGTCTCAGCCTTCGGAACTGCCTCAACGGCCGCCCTCGATCGCAGGGACACGGTGTACTGCTTGACGCCGCTGCATCACGAGTCCGCGCTGCTGGTCAGCCTGGGCGGCGCGGTCGTGGGTGGTGCCCGCATCGCGCTGTCGCGCGGTTTGTGCCCGGACCGGTTTGTGCACGAGGTGCGGCAATACGGCGTCACCGTCGTCTCCTACACCTGGGCCATGCTGCGCGAACTTGTCGACGACCCCGCGTTTGTACTGCACGGCAATCATCCGGTGCGGCTGTTCATCGGCTCGGGTATGCCGACTGGACTATGGGAGCGGGTCGTCGAAGCGTTCGCGCCCGCTCATGTCGTCGAGTTCTTCGCTACCACCGACGGACAGGCTGTGCTGGCTAACGTGTCGGGCGCGAAGATTGGCAGCAAAGGTCGTCCGCTGCCCGGTGCTGGGCATGTCGAGCTGGGTGCTTACGATGCCGAACAGGACCTGATCCTGGAAAACGACCGCGGCTTCGTCCAGGTCGCCGACGTCAACCAGATCGGTGTGCTACTTGCTGCGTCTCGCGGACCGATCGATCCGACCGCGTCTGTCAAGCGCGGCGTCTTTGCTCCGGCCGACACCTGGATATCGACCGAGTACTTGTTCCGCCGCGACGACGATGGGGACTACTGGCTGGCGGGTCGACGCGGCTCGGTGGTTCGCACCGCCCGCGGATTGGTCTATGCCGAGCCGGTGACCGACGCGCTCGGCCTCATCACTGGGGTCGACCTCGCTGCGACCTACAGTGTGACGGTGGGTGACCATGAGTTGGCGGTGTCGGCAGTGACGCTGCTGCCCGGAGCGACCATCACGGCGGCCGACCTGACCGAAGCCGCTGCCAGCATGCCCGTCGGACTGGGGCCCGACATTGTGCACGTGGTGCCAGGGCTGACGCTGAGCGCGACCTACCGTCCAATCGTCGGTGCCCTGCGCACGGCCGGGATTCCCAAAGCGGGACGCCAGGTTTGGTATTTCGATTCCGCCAGTAACCAATTCAGGCGGTTGACTCCAGGGGTACGGGCTGAGCTAGCCAGCAAGCACACGCACACCCATGCTTGA
- a CDS encoding ABC transporter ATP-binding protein — protein sequence MMSSSHGELMSGGAAPVISIKHLRVIRGKRPALHDFSVDIAQGSIIGLLGPSGCGKTTLMRCIVGTQIVTGRSKGTVTVLGKPAGCPALRRQVGYMPQDPTIYNDLRIIDNVRYFAALYGFDGRAADVAIERVGLTDHRTAFCGNLSGGQRTRVSLACALVCQPALLVLDEPTVGLDPVLRVDLWEQFTELAHAGTTLLVSSHVMDEADHCGDLLLMRDGHLIAHTSPTRLREDTGCTSLEEAFLSIIKHSTAPQAG from the coding sequence ATGATGAGTTCATCGCATGGTGAATTAATGTCAGGTGGCGCAGCGCCAGTCATCAGCATCAAGCACCTCCGGGTGATTCGCGGCAAACGTCCAGCGCTGCACGACTTCTCGGTGGACATCGCCCAGGGCAGTATCATCGGCCTGCTCGGTCCATCCGGCTGCGGTAAGACCACACTGATGCGTTGCATCGTCGGCACCCAGATCGTGACCGGCCGCTCCAAGGGAACCGTCACCGTGCTGGGCAAACCGGCCGGGTGCCCGGCATTACGCCGTCAAGTCGGATACATGCCGCAGGACCCGACGATCTACAACGACCTGCGCATCATCGACAACGTGCGCTACTTCGCCGCGCTGTATGGCTTCGATGGCCGCGCCGCCGATGTCGCCATCGAGCGGGTTGGGTTGACGGATCATCGAACGGCCTTCTGCGGCAACCTCTCCGGCGGTCAGCGCACTAGGGTGTCACTGGCGTGCGCCCTCGTCTGCCAGCCCGCGCTGCTCGTGCTCGATGAACCGACAGTGGGCCTGGATCCCGTACTGCGGGTGGATCTTTGGGAGCAGTTCACCGAACTGGCCCACGCCGGCACCACGCTGCTGGTCTCCAGCCATGTGATGGATGAAGCCGACCACTGTGGTGACCTGTTGCTGATGCGCGACGGCCATCTGATCGCCCACACCAGCCCAACTCGACTCAGAGAGGACACCGGATGCACATCACTGGAGGAAGCGTTTCTGTCCATCATCAAACACAGCACCGCGCCCCAAGCCGGATAG